From Streptomyces sp. TLI_105, the proteins below share one genomic window:
- a CDS encoding alcohol dehydrogenase catalytic domain-containing protein translates to MKAVTWQGRRKVSVEQVPDPVLQKPTDVIVRITSSGLCGSDLHLYEVLGPFLDAGDVLGHEPMGVVEEVGADVRRLRPGARVVVPFNVSCGTCAMCSRGLHSQCETTQVHAYDTGAALFGYTKLYGQVPGAQAEYLRVPFGDTLPIPVPDGPPDDRFVYLSDVLPTAWQGVEYAEVPPGGSVAVLGLGPIGDMAARIALLRGAGLVVGIDPVAERRDRAAARGVHVLDSSDDDLIDRVRDLTDGRGPDAVIDAVGMEAHGAPVAKGLHTMVALLPDGLAGRMMRRFGVDRLSALHLAVELVSRGGTVSLSGVYGGAADPMPLFAMFDKQLRLHMGQANVLRWVDDLLPLLTDDDPLGVDGFATHRLPLDAAPEAYDMFQAKRDGAVKVLFSPDAHLPDGKAPAAEPPTA, encoded by the coding sequence ATGAAGGCCGTCACGTGGCAGGGCCGGCGGAAGGTCTCGGTGGAGCAGGTGCCGGACCCCGTGCTGCAGAAGCCCACGGACGTGATCGTCCGGATCACGTCGAGCGGGCTGTGCGGTTCCGACCTGCATCTGTACGAGGTCCTCGGGCCGTTCCTCGACGCCGGCGACGTCCTCGGGCACGAGCCGATGGGCGTGGTGGAGGAGGTGGGCGCGGACGTGCGGCGGCTGCGGCCGGGGGCGCGGGTCGTGGTGCCGTTCAACGTGTCCTGCGGCACCTGCGCGATGTGCTCGCGGGGGCTGCACTCCCAGTGCGAGACCACACAGGTGCACGCGTACGACACGGGCGCCGCCCTGTTCGGCTACACGAAGCTGTACGGGCAGGTGCCGGGCGCCCAGGCCGAGTACCTGCGCGTGCCGTTCGGGGACACCCTGCCGATCCCGGTGCCGGACGGGCCGCCGGACGACCGCTTCGTCTACCTCTCGGACGTGCTGCCGACGGCGTGGCAGGGCGTCGAGTACGCCGAGGTCCCGCCGGGCGGTTCGGTCGCGGTCCTGGGCCTCGGTCCCATCGGCGACATGGCCGCGCGGATCGCCCTGCTGCGGGGCGCCGGCCTCGTCGTCGGCATCGACCCCGTGGCCGAGCGGCGGGACCGCGCGGCGGCCCGCGGGGTGCACGTCCTGGACTCCTCCGACGACGACCTGATCGACCGGGTGCGGGACCTCACGGACGGGCGGGGCCCCGACGCGGTGATCGACGCGGTCGGCATGGAGGCGCACGGCGCCCCGGTCGCCAAGGGGCTGCACACGATGGTCGCCCTGCTCCCGGACGGGCTCGCCGGGCGCATGATGCGCCGCTTCGGCGTGGACCGGCTGTCCGCGCTCCACCTGGCGGTCGAGCTGGTGAGCCGCGGCGGGACCGTGTCGCTCTCCGGGGTGTACGGGGGCGCTGCGGACCCGATGCCGTTGTTCGCCATGTTCGACAAGCAGCTCCGGCTCCACATGGGTCAGGCGAACGTGCTGCGGTGGGTCGACGATCTGCTCCCCCTGCTCACCGACGACGACCCCCTGGGCGTGGACGGCTTCGCCACGCACCGGCTGCCCCTGGACGCGGCGCCCGAGGCGTACGACATGTTCCAGGCCAAGCGCGACGGCGCCGTGAAGGTCCTCTTCTCCCCCGACGCGCACCTCCCGGACGGCAAGGCTCCCGCCGCGGAGCCGCCGACCGCCTGA
- a CDS encoding serine protease translates to MKKPLAGALLALLLAGATAVPAAASAPRETVAQAPAPASAPRTQAVTAVDFAGTVALSNCSGSVVRTPSSLPSDPALVLSNGHCLETGMPAPGQVIKDRRSTRSFTLLNSAGTGVGTLRASKIAYGTMTDTDISIYQLTKTYAQIQSTYGISALTLNDAHPVQGSAIKVVSGYWKRIYSCNIDGFVYRMKEGEWTWKDSVRYTSACNTIGGTSGSPVIDATTGKVVAVNNTGNESGESCTVNNPCEIDESGAVTVRQGINYAQETYTIVPCIGAGSVIDLNRPGCALPKP, encoded by the coding sequence ATGAAGAAGCCTCTCGCCGGCGCCCTGCTCGCCCTGCTCCTGGCAGGCGCGACAGCGGTTCCGGCCGCGGCCTCCGCACCCCGGGAGACGGTCGCACAGGCCCCGGCCCCGGCCTCCGCACCCCGGACCCAGGCCGTGACCGCCGTCGACTTCGCGGGAACGGTCGCGCTCAGCAACTGTTCCGGCTCCGTCGTCCGCACCCCGAGCTCCCTGCCGAGCGACCCCGCGCTCGTCCTCTCCAACGGCCACTGCCTGGAGACCGGCATGCCGGCGCCCGGCCAGGTCATCAAGGACCGGCGCTCCACCCGCTCGTTCACCCTGCTCAACTCGGCCGGCACCGGTGTCGGGACGCTGCGCGCGAGCAAGATCGCGTACGGCACGATGACCGACACGGACATCTCGATCTACCAGCTGACCAAGACGTACGCGCAGATCCAGAGCACGTACGGCATCAGCGCCCTGACCCTCAACGACGCCCACCCGGTCCAGGGTTCGGCGATCAAGGTGGTCTCCGGGTACTGGAAGCGGATCTACAGCTGCAACATCGACGGCTTCGTCTACCGCATGAAGGAGGGCGAGTGGACCTGGAAGGACTCGGTCCGCTACACCTCGGCGTGCAACACGATCGGCGGCACGTCCGGCTCGCCCGTGATCGACGCGACCACCGGCAAGGTCGTCGCCGTCAACAACACGGGCAACGAGAGCGGTGAGAGCTGCACCGTGAACAACCCGTGCGAGATCGACGAGAGTGGCGCCGTCACCGTCCGCCAGGGCATCAACTACGCCCAGGAGACGTACACGATCGTCCCCTGCATCGGCGCCGGCAGCGTGATCGACCTCAACCGCCCGGGCTGCGCCCTGCCCAAGCCGTAA
- a CDS encoding SCO0607 family lipoprotein, whose protein sequence is MTVTTQQTRRPRPHPRTTGGAFARRTLPGLAAASLTAAFLLTGCAFQIHDRVCSSGHYPVKAVGNTTGGDCVADGQEPFEGYVRYPAGQVPEYVDDKWDRYWSTVVVDAEGRVVQG, encoded by the coding sequence GTGACCGTGACCACGCAGCAGACCCGACGACCCCGTCCGCACCCCCGCACGACCGGCGGGGCGTTCGCCCGCCGCACCCTCCCCGGCCTCGCCGCCGCGAGCCTGACCGCGGCCTTCCTCCTGACGGGCTGCGCGTTCCAGATCCATGACCGGGTCTGCAGCTCCGGCCACTACCCGGTCAAGGCCGTCGGGAACACCACCGGCGGCGACTGCGTGGCGGACGGCCAGGAGCCGTTCGAGGGCTACGTCCGCTACCCCGCGGGCCAGGTGCCCGAGTACGTCGACGACAAGTGGGACCGCTACTGGTCCACGGTCGTCGTCGACGCCGAGGGCCGGGTGGTGCAGGGCTGA